The Pedobacter roseus genome contains a region encoding:
- a CDS encoding cytochrome c oxidase subunit I, with amino-acid sequence MDHKMIAKQFLITGIIMAVIAMGLSILFRIQLAWPDKNFPFLETFLGKWAEGGRIKPDFYLALVTIHGTIMVFFVLTAGLSGTFSNLLIPLQVGARDMASPFLNMLSYWFFFMACVIMMSSFFIQTGPASGGWTVYPPLSVVAKAMPGSGMGMTLWLISMVLFVASSLMGGINYVSTILNMRTKGMDLWKMPLTIWAFFLTAILGILSFPVLVAGVVLMVFDRSFGTSFYLSDIVMGTDILPNEGGSPILWQHLFWFLGHPEVYIVIMPALGISSEVISVNSRKPIFGYHAMVYSLIGITVLSFIVWGHHMFVTGMNPLLGGVFMITTLIIAVPSAVKTFNYLATLWRGNIRFTPAMLFAIGLVSFFISGGLTGIFLGNASLDINLHDTYFVVAHFHLVMGSAAIFGMLAGVYHWFPRMFGKMMNAKLGYLHFWLTFIAAYLVFFPLHFLGLDGVPRRYYAFTEFEFMKKWLTVNVFVTWAAIMAALAQVAFLFNFFYSIFKGKVAPQNPWESNTLEWTAPVEHIHGNWPGEIPTVYRWPYDYSKPGHDADFIPQTVPFSQTMSSNLPHDFEGNAEAEKIQQDWELANPVEANKG; translated from the coding sequence ATGGATCATAAAATGATTGCTAAGCAATTTTTGATTACCGGTATTATTATGGCGGTAATTGCAATGGGCTTATCAATTTTATTCCGTATTCAATTGGCATGGCCAGATAAAAACTTCCCATTCTTAGAAACATTTTTAGGTAAATGGGCAGAAGGTGGCCGTATCAAACCCGATTTTTACCTGGCTTTGGTAACCATTCACGGTACCATCATGGTATTCTTTGTACTAACCGCAGGTTTAAGTGGTACTTTTAGTAATTTACTAATTCCACTTCAGGTGGGTGCGCGAGATATGGCTTCGCCATTCTTAAACATGCTTTCATACTGGTTCTTCTTTATGGCATGTGTGATCATGATGTCATCATTCTTTATCCAAACAGGCCCGGCATCTGGTGGTTGGACGGTTTATCCGCCGCTATCCGTTGTTGCCAAGGCAATGCCGGGATCAGGAATGGGTATGACTTTATGGTTAATAAGTATGGTGCTTTTCGTAGCCTCATCACTAATGGGTGGTATCAACTACGTAAGTACAATTTTAAACATGCGTACCAAAGGTATGGACCTTTGGAAAATGCCATTAACCATCTGGGCTTTCTTTTTGACTGCTATTTTAGGTATCTTATCATTCCCTGTTCTTGTAGCTGGTGTGGTATTAATGGTATTCGACCGTAGCTTCGGTACAAGTTTCTACTTATCAGATATCGTAATGGGTACTGACATTTTACCAAACGAAGGTGGTTCTCCAATTTTATGGCAACACTTATTCTGGTTCTTAGGTCACCCTGAGGTATATATCGTAATTATGCCGGCATTGGGTATCTCATCTGAGGTAATCTCTGTAAACTCACGTAAACCGATCTTCGGTTACCATGCAATGGTTTATTCGTTAATTGGTATTACCGTATTATCATTCATCGTTTGGGGTCACCACATGTTTGTTACCGGTATGAACCCATTGTTGGGTGGTGTATTTATGATTACCACATTGATTATTGCGGTACCATCGGCAGTAAAAACCTTTAACTATTTAGCAACATTATGGCGTGGTAACATCCGTTTCACACCAGCCATGTTATTCGCTATCGGTTTAGTTTCATTCTTTATCTCTGGTGGTTTAACCGGTATCTTCTTAGGAAATGCATCTTTGGATATTAACTTACACGATACTTACTTTGTTGTTGCCCACTTCCACCTTGTAATGGGATCTGCAGCAATCTTTGGTATGCTTGCAGGTGTTTATCACTGGTTCCCTAGAATGTTCGGTAAAATGATGAATGCTAAATTAGGATACTTACACTTCTGGTTAACTTTCATTGCAGCTTACCTGGTATTCTTCCCACTTCACTTCTTAGGTTTAGATGGTGTACCACGTCGTTACTATGCATTTACAGAGTTTGAGTTTATGAAAAAATGGTTAACAGTTAACGTATTTGTAACATGGGCTGCTATTATGGCTGCACTTGCTCAGGTAGCGTTCTTGTTCAACTTCTTCTACTCAATCTTTAAAGGAAAAGTAGCTCCTCAGAACCCTTGGGAATCTAATACGTTAGAGTGGACTGCACCTGTTGAGCACATCCACGGTAACTGGCCAGGAGAAATCCCAACAGTATACAGATGGCCTTATGACTATAGTAAACCAGGTCATGATGCAGACTTTATTCCTCAAACTGTTCCTTTCTCTCAAACGATGAGCTCTAACTTACCTCACGATTTTGAAGGAAATGCAGAAGCAGAAAAAATTCAGCAAGATTGGGAATTAGCCAATCCTGTTGAAGCAAACAAAGGCTAG
- a CDS encoding cytochrome c oxidase subunit II: MSLRKFITNKTTAALAVLITAFANTSVFAQDAAAGAAAAPKVDMGEVYKSVIFYILVFLAVCLFIAIIGKAIRVYELSREAQGKAVGINWNRIHASLFALFLVIGLYGVYWEYTVHGAMLLPAAASEHGKKIDEMFNLTLIITTIVFVVTHILLFGFSYIYKYSAKRKAYYYPHNNTIEKIWTIVPALVLTVLVLMGFLTWRSIFFKVEDPKNKPLQIEVTSEQFKWSIRYPGADGVVGNKNYKLTTATNPLGIDFKDLNSRDDEMADEMVIPVGKPVKLILTSKDVIHSFYMPHFRVQLNTVPGMRVFFEFTPTKTTAEMQQETNDPNFKYLFFCAKICGSGHYNMQKVVRVVSEAEYKTWIAEQKTYLNDDLRKQFNLPVAPAPAKAAADSTATDTAAVKTNQMALNK; this comes from the coding sequence ATGAGTTTAAGAAAGTTTATAACGAATAAAACGACCGCAGCTTTAGCAGTATTGATTACTGCTTTTGCCAACACTAGCGTATTTGCGCAAGATGCAGCAGCAGGTGCTGCCGCGGCACCGAAAGTTGATATGGGCGAGGTTTATAAATCTGTAATATTTTATATTCTGGTTTTCCTTGCCGTATGCTTATTCATTGCAATTATTGGTAAAGCAATAAGGGTATACGAATTAAGCCGCGAAGCACAGGGTAAAGCTGTGGGTATTAACTGGAACAGGATCCACGCAAGTTTATTTGCCCTGTTTTTAGTGATAGGTTTATATGGTGTATATTGGGAATACACGGTGCATGGCGCCATGTTGCTTCCAGCTGCAGCATCGGAACACGGAAAGAAAATTGATGAAATGTTTAACTTAACGTTAATCATTACCACAATCGTATTTGTGGTTACACATATCCTGTTATTCGGATTTTCTTATATCTACAAATACTCAGCTAAAAGAAAAGCTTACTACTATCCACACAACAATACAATCGAAAAGATCTGGACAATCGTTCCTGCTTTAGTATTAACGGTATTGGTATTAATGGGTTTCTTAACCTGGAGATCAATTTTCTTCAAAGTTGAAGATCCTAAAAATAAACCGTTGCAGATCGAAGTTACTTCAGAGCAGTTTAAATGGTCTATCCGTTATCCGGGAGCTGATGGCGTAGTTGGTAACAAAAACTACAAGTTAACTACAGCTACCAACCCATTAGGTATCGATTTTAAAGACCTGAACTCTCGTGATGATGAGATGGCTGATGAGATGGTGATCCCAGTTGGAAAACCGGTAAAACTGATCTTAACCAGTAAAGATGTAATTCACAGTTTTTACATGCCACACTTCAGGGTACAGTTAAATACCGTGCCGGGTATGCGTGTTTTCTTTGAGTTTACGCCAACAAAAACTACCGCTGAAATGCAACAGGAAACTAACGATCCTAACTTTAAGTACCTTTTCTTCTGTGCTAAAATCTGTGGATCTGGTCACTACAACATGCAGAAAGTGGTACGTGTAGTTTCTGAAGCCGAGTACAAAACCTGGATTGCTGAGCAGAAAACATACTTAAACGACGATTTAAGAAAACAATTTAATTTGCCAGTGGCACCTGCACCTGCAAAAGCAGCAGCAGATTCGACAGCTACAGATACAGCAGCTGTTAAAACTAACCAAATGGCTTTAAATAAATAA
- a CDS encoding quinol:cytochrome C oxidoreductase — protein MGTHNINFSEQFEFTGKVKTLSIVGIVLGAAAIAFGFLAGDKVMHERTFANLLLMAYYFACVCMSGTFFLAVQYVAQAGWSASILRVPQAMAKTLPIAAVILIVVISAGLYTHNLYHHWHADGLTDPNSPNYDSLIAGKSVFLNVPFFLGRQVVFLGVYSIFSTLFVKFSYNEDLAGGLNSYRKSFKNACIFLVIYGFTTPIFAFDTIMSLEAHWFSTMFGWYNFAAMWVSSLATIAIIIILLRRAGYMQWVNNSHLHNLGQFIFGFSIFWTYVWFAQFLLIYYANMPEETVYFYKRFEYYKFWFFLNLAMNFLAPVLLLMDRDNKRTDAKLLFVAIVVLLGHWVDYYQMIMPGAVEDGHNGFGIIEIGTAIGFVGLFTFTVLTALSKKPLIAKNHPLLQESLHHQL, from the coding sequence ATGGGAACTCACAATATTAATTTTAGTGAACAGTTTGAGTTTACAGGTAAAGTAAAAACATTAAGCATAGTTGGTATCGTTTTAGGTGCTGCTGCTATTGCTTTTGGTTTCTTAGCTGGTGATAAAGTAATGCACGAGCGTACTTTTGCCAACCTGTTGCTTATGGCATATTACTTTGCATGCGTATGTATGTCAGGTACATTTTTCCTTGCTGTTCAATATGTAGCTCAAGCGGGTTGGTCTGCATCAATTTTACGTGTACCACAAGCTATGGCAAAAACATTGCCTATAGCAGCTGTAATACTTATTGTAGTTATTTCAGCAGGTTTATACACACATAACTTATATCACCACTGGCATGCTGATGGATTAACCGATCCTAACAGCCCCAACTACGATTCACTAATTGCTGGTAAATCAGTGTTTCTGAATGTACCTTTCTTTTTAGGTCGTCAGGTAGTGTTTTTAGGTGTTTATAGTATCTTTTCTACCCTGTTTGTTAAATTTTCTTACAATGAAGATTTAGCTGGTGGTTTAAATTCTTACAGAAAAAGCTTTAAAAATGCTTGTATCTTTTTAGTAATTTACGGTTTTACTACACCGATTTTTGCTTTCGATACCATCATGTCATTAGAAGCACACTGGTTTTCAACCATGTTCGGTTGGTATAACTTCGCAGCAATGTGGGTAAGCAGTTTAGCTACTATCGCAATCATCATTATCTTATTAAGAAGAGCAGGTTATATGCAATGGGTTAACAATAGCCACTTGCACAACTTAGGCCAGTTTATCTTTGGTTTCTCTATCTTCTGGACTTATGTATGGTTTGCGCAGTTCTTATTAATCTACTATGCAAACATGCCTGAGGAAACTGTATACTTCTACAAACGCTTTGAATATTACAAATTCTGGTTTTTCTTAAACCTTGCCATGAATTTCTTAGCGCCGGTATTGTTGTTAATGGATAGAGATAACAAAAGAACAGACGCTAAATTATTATTCGTTGCCATCGTGGTATTATTAGGTCACTGGGTAGATTATTACCAGATGATTATGCCAGGAGCGGTAGAAGATGGACATAATGGTTTTGGTATTATTGAAATTGGTACAGCAATAGGTTTCGTAGGATTGTTTACCTTTACGGTTTTAACAGCATTGAGCAAAAAACCTTTAATTGCAAAGAATCACCCATTATTACAAGAAAGTTTGCATCATCAACTATAG
- a CDS encoding c-type cytochrome, which yields MKGSTLAMNKNKFVYTAFLAIAFAATFSACKDKRSTGLEYARNMYDPIAYNPDQPNKNFKDGKTAQLPPAHTKPVGFTEYDEFPNTKEGYEAAGVSMVNPLPVDTINLAQGQHLFKVFCSPCHGEKGDGQGHLVKIEKFSGVPSYFSGSSSRGGDMKALTAGKIYHTITYGVNNMGSHASQITPIDRWKVVMYVQELQKQQ from the coding sequence ATGAAAGGAAGTACATTAGCTATGAATAAGAATAAATTTGTTTACACGGCGTTTTTAGCTATCGCTTTTGCAGCTACCTTTTCTGCTTGTAAAGATAAGCGCAGTACTGGCTTAGAATATGCCAGAAACATGTATGATCCGATTGCTTACAATCCGGATCAGCCAAATAAGAATTTTAAAGATGGTAAAACTGCACAGTTGCCACCTGCACATACTAAACCGGTAGGTTTTACAGAGTATGATGAGTTTCCTAACACAAAAGAAGGATACGAAGCAGCAGGGGTAAGCATGGTTAACCCTTTACCAGTTGATACGATCAATTTAGCTCAGGGACAACACCTGTTCAAAGTTTTCTGTAGCCCTTGCCACGGAGAAAAAGGCGATGGACAAGGACACCTGGTTAAAATTGAGAAATTTAGTGGTGTACCTTCGTACTTCTCAGGAAGTTCATCAAGAGGTGGAGATATGAAAGCGCTTACCGCTGGTAAAATCTACCACACCATTACATACGGTGTAAATAACATGGGTTCGCATGCTTCACAAATCACGCCAATAGATCGTTGGAAAGTGGTGATGTATGTTCAGGAATTACAAAAACAACAATAA
- a CDS encoding DUF3341 domain-containing protein, producing the protein MSDIKYILGSFGDPDEMMHGIEKLQENNISIFDVYTPMPIHGIEAKLGIKRSRIDIAAFCFGITGTCCAFALIYFCAVIDWRVNIGGKPSFALPDFIPIMFELTVLFCAFGMVLTYYASTHLFPGRAPRVMDLRATDDRFVIAIDAKDNAAHTVIDGLLKDAGALEVKYNERKYISYE; encoded by the coding sequence ATGAGTGATATCAAATATATTTTAGGCAGCTTTGGCGATCCTGATGAAATGATGCACGGCATCGAAAAACTTCAGGAAAATAACATCAGCATTTTTGATGTATATACTCCAATGCCTATACACGGAATAGAAGCCAAATTAGGAATTAAAAGATCTAGAATCGATATCGCAGCTTTTTGCTTTGGTATTACCGGTACTTGCTGTGCATTCGCTTTGATTTATTTCTGCGCAGTAATCGATTGGAGAGTAAACATAGGTGGTAAACCATCATTTGCATTGCCGGATTTTATTCCGATAATGTTCGAACTTACAGTATTATTCTGTGCTTTCGGTATGGTGTTAACTTATTATGCATCTACACACTTATTTCCGGGAAGAGCACCACGCGTGATGGATTTAAGGGCTACTGATGATCGCTTTGTAATTGCAATTGATGCAAAAGACAATGCAGCACACACTGTAATTGATGGATTATTAAAAGATGCAGGTGCTTTAGAAGTAAAGTATAATGAAAGGAAGTACATTAGCTATGAATAA